The Mytilus galloprovincialis chromosome 3, xbMytGall1.hap1.1, whole genome shotgun sequence genomic interval AATCCTAATTCCTCTGTCATACTGGTATAGAATATTCCAAAAGTATTGGCAAACGCAAAAGACATAGCTACACTGAAACAACTGGCTAACATTACTACCCATGCCCATCCTTCATCTTGAATGTTCCCTTTTTTCTGTTCCTTAGCGACCGTTTTTCTCTTTGGGATGCCTACTCTCTTCCAGGTCATGATGTTGCTTGGCAAATGTTTAAACCATGAATGAAAGGCTCATTCCTTATGtttctatatatttattataaataatgcaGTTATGACTGGTTTAtcaatatatgaaagtttttaaaacaataagccctaaaaatacaatatacaaatgTTTCTGCATCTAATGTATTGCTATTAAAAGTCAGAAAGATAAAGCACTCGTACTTTGGGACAATGACTCAAACAAAATTCGGTAAGATCTATTTGAATGACCCAAAAAGCTGCAAACCAAGCTTTCAGAAAATTACTTCGTCCCCTCAATAAAGCAATGCCAAAGTCTATGATTTGCATTGAGAAACCCAAAATTATAATtggaatcaaaatttaaagtagAAAGGGCTGTATTTTGTAGATACACGTACCTTATTGTTTTAGAGAAAGTTGAAGGTCAgtgtaaatgaaataaacactTAATAAATTTCGTGCATCAGAATACTTTTTCTAGATTTAAAAGTACTTAGTATATTTTATAGAAGAATGTTAACTAGTTTTTCATTTAGGACCGCAAACTGTAAAGTTTCATTACAAGCAGTAAATATTGGCCATATCACGTTTTATCCGCTTTATAGGACTAAAAGTTGTGATAATAAAAAGCTGGTTGACTAAAGTATTTACAACTACATTTGACTCATCAGTAGTGGATAAATCAAAAAGATTGAATAGGCAAATTAGTTGAAAATCATAAGCATAAAGTAATTGTGCCAAATTTGACGACGGCGCGTTAGGCGTATTGAATAATATCCTGATATCTTTGATAACTTTTGACAACTTCTAGGTCGTTACTACTGCTGGTAAACGTTTCGTACACGAGGATATCACCAACCAAGTAAATAGCACTTTTGAAATGTTTCTGTTTATAGCatattgaattattcaaaatatcaaggATTTTCTATTCCAATGTAAATAatgatttaattgtttttatcacAACTTTTCGTAATCTTCGGCATTTTGAGATCTACAACTATTATTTGAGTTGGcctaccatttttatgttttgtctacatgagactcatcattGGCTCTTGAATGAAAACAGATGGTAGGCCAACTCAAATAATTACTTCTTTTCTttaagaataaactcatcatagataccaggactaaattttgtatatacgccagacgcgcgtttcgtctacaaaagactcatcagtgacgctcgaatccaaaaaagtaaaaaaggccaaataaaatacgaagttcaATGACTAGTAAGACGTAAAATTTATTATCAAATTTACGAAAAACCTTACCGAAAAATATAGTTTCCAACACTAACATTGTTCATATTTAGGTTTATTAACATGGAGCGGAATACATGCATCGCAGGAGACGACTATCAACACACCTGGTTTTTCTTGTTTTGTGTATCATTCGTTTcactcagattttttttttgttaccttgATTTTAATCTTTTTAATCGATTTTCGAGATCTGAACATTGGTAAAGTTCTGTCACATTAATTAATACTTAATTTCCATAAAAATTTTGGTATTGCGCGTTTCTGATTACGACAGCAAGAATAAAAAGATACAAACTAAGGGTGAAACTGAAATCATAAAAGTCCGATGAAAACAGATTCTCATCTTCAAAGATACACGATAAATAAAACTAGAAAGGCGCTTCGGACGCTTTAATTTCACATACTGTTATTTTCGTTTACTAGTATTGGCTAAATTCTGTTTATTATTGAGTGTTAATTTCGAATGGTATGACCAGTTCAGTAGTCAGTGTGTCGGTACTCAAATAACACCTTATTTTTAAATTCTCCTTATATAATTTAATCAAGAAATTATTTAGAAACAAATGTTTCAActacctcaggcaaagttgacctcagATAAATTAAGCCACTCGTAtcgtttatatttttatcatatatcaaCCCGCGTATGTAAGTATTTCTGTTTTGCAGGGTTTAACACATACATGAAAATGCGTCAAACAAACCAAATTTACAGTTGGTTATTTTCATCTTTAAAGGCAAAACTATATATAAGGCTAAAACGATGTGGCTATTATTGACAAGTTCCAAAAATTCGGATATTTTCGCACTTCAAAAAGACCTGgaacaaaacaattgaaaggcAAAATGAATATGTTAATATCTTACAGACtaatgtttggttttataattACAAAGCCCATCATTTATTATGTATTTCCATGAGGAACGGGTATAAATAATCTAGCTTCTACACAGTATGTAagcatttttaaaacacaatacaatacaaatttataagtggtgaacaaataaaaagaaaacacccCGACAAACAAGAAACAACTACTATGAGATAAATAACAGTCCTCAGACATTGGTTGCTGTGTGTACATGGGAGAAAAATACCCTTATATCTAATCAGTTGGGGCTGAATTTCATTTTTATGCAGCTCAAAACACCATATCTGTTTAAAGGGGAATAATCCTTACAGAAATTGATTGTCTCCCATATTACTTTCTCTTCCATGTGCATGCAATAACTGTTCAGTGTTCTAGtgtcatgtatttcattttaatatttcattgttataacacaaatcattgtaatcattgtatgaaatttaaaacccgCAAGGGTCCATAATTGGATTAATAAACTATTCTTATACCGAAAAATAAGGACTGACCTACACGAACCACGCCTAGAACCGGTATGATTTTATAAGCAAAAAGGGGGGTTAAGCATATCAGGTCAACTGTTGGCTTGATAACTACAACTATACCCTGATTCCAGGCGTTTGCAGTCAATTCATTGCAGGAAAATTAATAGCAATTATTATGCTAGATAAGTTGTATTGATGTTTCATTTTTCTTCTTCACATTCATGATTTATATCTCTATGCCTTGTGTTACGCTCAAATTCGGTATTGAAACTATGATGATTTATTTCCTTATCAATTGAATATCAAAAGATAACACTTATACTGGAAAGTTCTATATTTCATATTAAACGTTATACTTAggtacaagtatcttgtcttaaggaGGGATAAATCTACTTTGTAGAACACCTTCTAACTCAAACAAACAATTTTcggaaactgacattatcaagatgctttatttcttaaatatttattacttttctaacaggaatatggcagttgttatcaaatagtccgtttctacgTATGTTggcgttttttgtttttgttacagttcagtggttctgttgttccattgtttttcTCTTGAAAGTGATgtgttccctcggttttggtgtgtgacccggatttgtttcagttgAATTGATTTATGAccattgaacagtggtatactactgttgcatttagtTTTAAACAAACAATTGTTATTTCCATGGGAACCAACTGTACTCTCTTCTAGCCGATATGATCCTTTATTCATATGATTTCATCTcacttaataatttcaaatttctcatgtgagtacaaacccggtaacaagtctgtaggtcacattcgtgaataGGGGCGGAATTGTAGTTCATGATTCATGTTGCTGATTTTggtaaatttgaaagaaaaataatattcgggtaaaaataatgtcaaagatatatacaaataaataaagacgaataaaaattatatgaaaatcatTAACAttcgtttaaaatattttactttggATATTGATGATTTTTCATATGTTGACGTGTTAAAAGTCATCCGACCTCCTCTATTCTTCTTCAATCATAAATGAATagatgaagatgtggtatatacATCAATTGTTTTGTTCAtgaataatgccgttagttttctcgtttgaattgatttacattatcatttcggggccttgcatagctgactatgcggtatgggctttgctaattgttgaaggccgtatggtgacctctagttgttactttctgtgtcatttggtctcttgtggagaattgtctcattggcaatcataccacatcttcttttttataatcaattcATAAATAAGACatcaatgaaataaaacaaaacaaataatacacacaaaaaaaacgaaaaacaaaaagacacaaaaatacAAATGACACAAGAAAAACCAAATAACCAATTTTCAAACgacacagaaaaaaaacccaaaatgacCCAAAAATAACCCAGATGGAAATGAAGAGATGCATATACACTAATGTAAAATTCTTGATAATCGTGAATCACaaagtttttatcaaatttatcagAGACATAACAGATCTGTCATCAGCAACGAATTCTGGAAATgacaaaaacattaaattttacaaAGACAACAGCAGACAGGGTTCAGACCTTGGGTAAAAATATGAACATTTTGATGAAACGAACTACATTTTTCGAAATCTCAACTCTACCCCCGATTATCAACGATTAGTTTGACAACAAAGGTAGATAAAACAACAAGCGATAAATATTAATAAAGGATTCttttttagaaataataatgataaaatatatataataaataacaaaacaaaatttaaattaacaGTAAAACAATAATTAACAAGACCATATTCTACTTATTACATAaacaacaataataaacaaattaagTCATACCTTGACATTATATTAGCATTGCTAAACAGAAAGTTAATATATTTATCGCGTCAACAGAACGGATAATCAAAGCATACACTTAAATTTTATCACGATTTACGttaatgaaattcattttcaTAAACACTGTACTACAAGTAAGAATTCATAATGGGATATAGTTCACTTTGTCCGTCAGACTATCCACTTTGTCCGTCAGAATATCCAGTTTAGCCATGAAATCATTAATGTCTAAGTCATCTCTGGTGTCACCTATGCTAGTGAACGTTCTGTTCTGAATTTGTTAAAGAACATAACAGAAGTTTAAAGTTGTCTCACCACAAAACCGACTTCAAGGTATTTTCAAACGTTAAATTCAACTAAGTCAACATATCTTTCATACACGATGATATTGTCTTTGTTGTGATCGACACGTTTTGTATAGACTTTTAACTTCTTTTTCGATACACTAATTTCTATTTCTGTTGGGTTATGTTTCCTTGCTTTTGAGAATGGGGACAATATAAGTCCCGAAAGAATAAAAATGATAGACGCAAAATAGAATGCAATGTTTCCATTTCCAAAAACTTTCTGTAATGATGCTGAAAATAGTAAAGAATGTTTggtatttgtattatatttttgatattcgaatGTTTTAACtgaagcatcactgaagagatatttAAAATTGTCGAAGTGCCATATGTAACATATGTTGCATTGAAATCGGCACCGATTATGTTATTACTAGTAACTTTACAGCTAAACTGTCGCCCCGACTAATGTCCGTGTTAAGTGGTCATTTGCTCTTTTATAAACacaaaaagtttaaaacaattgAGAACAACAGTCCACTtccttatatttataataatgCAGTGTAAACTATTTCACCTGGATTGTACTGAATGGAATACAGTAATTGATAATCGAATAGATGATAACCTAAAgacttttctgaaacataaaacgacatggtgttgtcagtttattttcaatctatgagtttgactgtccctctggtatcttcgtTCCACTTTCATTGACACATGCGAAATAAAAGGTGGCAATAAAAAAACTTAGTTTAGTATTTGATTTACTTACCTGCAGTTGGGTTACCTAATAGACCACCGATACCTTGCATCATCAAGGCAAAGCTCAGTCCACTTCCATAATATTTTAGCTCAAGTAAATTTTTCAAACACAAGTTAAAACCAATATTAGAACCTCCTGTAAAGAGAACGGTTCTTAAAACAGTGTCAAACGGCTTAGAAGATTACAAATATGAATATTATACCGTATATAAACCGAAAAGCAacaaaactatttcaaaaatccttgtgtctttcttttgttattttggtTTCTATCGACTGATTTACTAGTACTCCATTTCAAATATGAATTTATTATGCTTTTGGTTTTTCTATATAAGAATTTAGTCTCAAAATTGAATCTTTTGATTTCTTCCAACCATGTTTTTGAAGTACATTTTAGACTCTCTCATAAATATGGACAGTAAACTAAACTTGACCTTGTATTCAGAATTGCATGTATTTATTAATGTGGTATTCGAAGTATTTTTATGATGTTCTTTCGACTTTGTTTCTTGTGCGTTTTAGTGTCTTTTGTTATTCCAGAAGGCGGATCCAAGGTttgaaattagttatcaaaggtaccagaattataatttagtacctGTGTAACCCTTTCACATATCGATATACCTATCTCCTGTCAAGAACATCATTGACTTTTGTTATTGTCACTCAATAGATTGTAGTTTTTATTGTATATCTATAACAGTATAACAACCAGTAACTGATGAACACATTGACAATGTGTGTAGGATGTTTTTAGAACTttacttattgaaaaaaaaatgtcaaccatTAGAGATCGTATTTTGCGACCTGCACAGATAATTCAATTGTGTtgttactttgatttttttttatatttataccctgattttatataaatatagtaCTTTATTTATGAGCTTTCCGCGTAGGTTCTTGTTAGTTTAATATTAGCTTAAAAAAACAGCTTTTAAAAATCCAACCATGTTTAGTCTGCTATATGTATCCATATACAATGATTTAAAGTAAAGCTTAAGAAAGTTCTCACCTGCAAAGAAGCTGTTCAACAAACTGAAAATAATGTATTGATAGAGTTGAGTCGAGAACGGGACTATCAACAGGGTTAGTCCCACAGCTATGAGGAAGATGATCCATAACTTTATAATGTGAGAAGGGAGTTTGTAAGACAAAAATCCAAACGCAAGTCGTCCTGCAATCTGAACCACTCCACTTATGCTAAATACCAATGATATAGCATCCATGTCTATTCCAACGGAGAGACCTGTTTCCGGGAGAAATCCAACAGGGATGTATAACCCAGCGACGAACAAAGCATTCGTTATCATGTACATTATAAAGCTTGGTCTTTTAGCAAATGAAATGTCTAAACGTGTTAGATGACTGGTATCAGTGACTTTCTTTGGTTCTGAAACAAAttgtttaattgttatttttttatgacattttttattcCCAAATGGTAAAATACAATGTTGTGTTCTGTTCACATATGACACATGACTTAGTCTCTTGGTTCTACATTACCGTGTTCACGTTGTTGTAATACATTTTCATTTGTTATTGGAATATTCAAAACCAGGTTTCAATAAATTATGTAGACGTAAAGCACGTCAGACGTACCAAATCATAAGCCTTGCATCTTTGATAATATTTTACATTACTTGGTTTATGATTCTGTTATCTTTACGTTTCGTAATTCAACCAGACCATCAAAGGCAAGTTGTCAGCACTTGTTTGCTGACATATAATATCATTTATTTCTAGTGAATTAACTgactataaaattatttatttttcacaataTAAATGGCCTTAGTCGTTTATGGCACATTAGGTAGTTTTCGAAATTTTCGTAATTAAATGCTCTTCagctttcttttttatttggttttataattgaaatgcgcgtctgacgtacaattttttttttatcctggtatctttgatgagtctCCACACGATTATAACTGCTACAATATcattaaagtaaaatcacaaaaatactgaactcagaagaGAATCCAaccggaaagtccataatcacatggcaaaatcaaatgacaaaacacatcaaaaaacgaatggacaagaactgtcatattccgtcATATGGATTGATTTAGACACGTAATAATTTAATTCTATAAACGTCTGTTTAGCTTTTTTCATTTCATCAAACTTATAAACTTAGCAAATGTATTTGTCTAAATAGAGGACATTGAATGGTGAAGTGCTATgaatatatattattgatatatagATTACAAGTGATTTCGATGAATGGATATAAAAACAAACCCATTCAAAGTCACTCATGTGTATTTGAATTGAAAATGGGCTGTAGTGAAAAAGCATAGTTGGTATATAACCATTATAGTAAATCTTAAGAAACTTATAAGAAATCTAACATAATCGGGGAAAAGTTATGACGATTAGATGTGGATATTGACGTGTGATTTCATAAAATAACGAGAAAATAtagataatataaaataaatacttttagtGTTCAGCGGAATGACAGCTACTCCACATACCACCGTATTCAAAAGTATAGCTGAAAAAATCATCATGGTTCCACGAAATCCGTAGTTTTCCAGCAATAGTTTTGCAACCGGTGAAAATACAACTATAGATAAAGAACTACCTAAGCTGGTAAGTGTCAATGCAGTGGTTTTCTTCTTATCAAAGTACTTGTCTGTTGCCATAATGCATGTAACAAATGAGGTTGCAGCTCCAATTCCTagataattttttataaaaagaatataACATAATTTCTAACCCACCAATGAAACtaaacaattataaattaagCTTAAACTTATTTACTGGGTTTCCTGACTCGCAAACCAAACTTATACTTATGCATGTGAAAATGAATATTCTATATACTACATTACTTAAAccagtatttttgtcatttgacaATATCTACGTACAGAAGTGACACAAATCAGAAATACCTTTAAAGATAAGGAAATATAAATGCTGGttgagtttttattccccgatgatatcaccatcccagtagtcagcacctctgtgttgacatgaattatcattgatatggtcataactatagattaactgttcacaaaactttgacGTTATGAAATACTGTGGCTTTCCTACCTCAtgaatagattaacttagctctatttgacaaaacttttaggaatgtttggttctcaatgctcttcaatttcgaacattattttgccttttaaactgttttttattcgagcgtcactgatgaagacgaaacgcgtgtctggcgcaaatacaaaatttgaatcgtggtatctatgatgagtttatttcctacAGTATGGATATAAGAGAACAATTTTACTGCAAATGAAATTTGCGCTAATAATTTAATATTGTCAGCATATGCATTGTTAGGATTTTTTATAAATCCGCATATGATTTTCCAATTATAAACTTAGATAATCATATATGGAATCAGATGTTGAGTACACTTCAATGACACAAGAaggcaaaaacataaaaataaaattaaacaaaatttgtcaaaatggaAATTTGAATCAAGATTTGACGCTTGTCGTTGGTTTGAATGTTCGGTAATACGTCAATAACTAGGTAAACACTGAAAGCTTTAATACTGCAAAATTTCGCAAAGATTAAGATTCTTTTTACTCTGGTGTGAAAACAATTGGGAAATTGCTCATTTGTTTTAGTAAAACTAGGGGTTCGgtatttgttatttaatttttatatatgaattaagcatcacgaattggttgatccatacgatgtgtctttgtccaaactaactaagGAATTTTTTACCACGTGTTAAATTGTGGTTTGTCAatacgtcgtctgatcttttaattaccgaacgtgacttattcccgattgtgactgttttgcgtgtgtattcgcattgctataagacgtgttaaGGTACTTTTctttcccaaattcatgtatttagttttaatatcatatttgttattctcatcggattttgtcaaatgtcttaacgtttgtagttgtaaattattatttttctgttatattcgtgtgttattataaagataattaatcatccagctcatttattagattttagtttgggtcaacgaaatttatacgatatatttggtttacagtttgattcagaagaaacaccgata includes:
- the LOC143066453 gene encoding monocarboxylate transporter 13-like produces the protein MTWKRTVISKTNTEVNKQTSRQLSDGGCEQSHGKLPDGGWGWVVTVTSCFGIALSVAFINTFGMFYTSMTEELGFELTSVTLIGSIHTAISFGGAVLVVPLVERFGERYVLVVSGMLQFIGCFVSAFLTSFPLLFLCIGIILGIGAATSFVTCIMATDKYFDKKKTTALTLTSLGSSLSIVVFSPVAKLLLENYGFRGTMMIFSAILLNTVVCGVAVIPLNTKKPKKVTDTSHLTRLDISFAKRPSFIMYMITNALFVAGLYIPVGFLPETGLSVGIDMDAISLVFSISGVVQIAGRLAFGFLSYKLPSHIIKLWIIFLIAVGLTLLIVPFSTQLYQYIIFSLLNSFFAGGSNIGFNLCLKNLLELKYYGSGLSFALMMQGIGGLLGNPTAASLQKVFGNGNIAFYFASIIFILSGLILSPFSKARKHNPTEIEISVSKKKLKVYTKRVDHNKDNIIVYERYVDLVEFNV